The Rhodocytophaga rosea genome has a segment encoding these proteins:
- a CDS encoding SusC/RagA family TonB-linked outer membrane protein: protein MKMKFYFSFGKILLQMGIFLWCFQAFGQSRVISGKVTAQEDNTPLPGVNVIVKGTTTGAVTDSNGSYSVTIPGNDVFLVFTFIGYTAQEVAAGNRSSIDIQMASDVKALQEVVVTGYTTQNRRDITGAVSVVKPQELLATPAGNVQQQLQGRVAGVVTSGTGVPGAGAKVRVRGFGSFGNNDPLYIVDGVPTYNVNNINPQDIESMQVLKDASAASIYGARAANGVVIMTTKKGKTGAPTVSIDSYYGFQKAPKGPNMLNPTQLGQLFWESQLNAGQTPSHAQYGSGAEPRFPDYVIAGSLAGVMEGHPDTDPALYNIDYARPIHRIVRFNKEGTDQWNELFRTAPIQSHQVTANGGTEFSNYSVGLNFFDQQGLMHYTGYKRYSLRANTQFKVKNRIRLGENVQVSYNEAKGSRSGEEGGESLLLNAIRIYPFIPRNDVMGNWAGTAGAGAGTGANSYADLYRSKDDINSAMRLFGNVYAEVDIINGLTARTSFGVDYETRYGQDYEFRTYERAENIGANAYTEQNDWTRNWTWTNTLTYKKVFAEKHDITLLAGTEAVKETGRGVSGRRINFFSDDPYFRVLTRGAPVGQNNDSYGFASTLSSVFGRVDYTFNDRYIVNATLRRDGSSRFGSENRYGVFPAASVGWRISSENFMKGVPFVNDLKLRVGWGQMGNQLNVDRENAYSFYRSTPGNSSYDLGGTGNSVMMGFDMDRIGFSRTKWEAATTTNLGIDAVLFDSRLDVALDVYNRTTEGLLVRAQAAGTLGDATLPFVNLGDIRNRGIDLTLGTRGDIGGSGLKYDVVLTLAHYKNEALRVGANAKDFIQGSVLRNVEITRSEAGQPISSFRGYTIDGFYNTQEEVDAGPDQPQKGIGSWRIRDRNNDGVINADDQSYIGSPHPDLTTGLNFTLAYKGFDLSIFLYSVLGNEIYNNTKWWTDFNSFQGNRSVRMLEQSWRAGADNSKAVLPILNATDTYSNSIANTYMVESGSYLRARTMQLGYNFPKTLISRLGMSNLRLYVQGQNIFTITNYTGVDPDVSSQSQITGQETGMGIDMGWYPNPKQFLLGLNLSF, encoded by the coding sequence ATGAAAATGAAGTTCTACTTCTCATTTGGCAAAATCTTGCTGCAAATGGGCATTTTTCTTTGGTGCTTCCAGGCTTTTGGGCAAAGCAGGGTCATTTCAGGTAAAGTAACAGCCCAGGAAGACAATACCCCACTCCCCGGGGTAAATGTAATTGTTAAAGGCACTACGACTGGAGCAGTTACAGATTCGAATGGTTCTTACTCAGTGACAATACCGGGTAATGATGTCTTCCTGGTATTTACCTTTATCGGTTATACAGCCCAAGAAGTAGCAGCAGGCAACCGTTCCTCCATAGATATCCAGATGGCGTCGGATGTAAAAGCACTGCAGGAAGTAGTGGTTACGGGCTATACAACCCAAAACCGCCGCGACATTACCGGTGCCGTATCAGTAGTAAAACCACAGGAATTATTAGCTACTCCGGCTGGTAATGTGCAACAGCAATTACAGGGACGGGTAGCTGGCGTAGTTACCAGTGGAACCGGAGTTCCAGGCGCCGGTGCAAAAGTACGTGTACGCGGCTTCGGGTCTTTCGGTAATAACGATCCGCTCTACATTGTAGATGGAGTGCCTACCTATAATGTAAACAACATTAACCCACAGGATATTGAGTCTATGCAGGTGTTGAAGGATGCCTCGGCTGCTTCTATTTACGGTGCCCGGGCTGCCAATGGGGTAGTAATTATGACCACCAAAAAAGGCAAAACAGGGGCACCCACGGTTAGTATAGATTCCTATTATGGCTTCCAGAAAGCACCTAAAGGCCCTAATATGTTGAATCCTACTCAATTAGGACAGTTATTCTGGGAAAGTCAGTTGAACGCTGGTCAGACACCAAGCCATGCTCAATACGGTTCCGGTGCCGAGCCCCGTTTTCCGGATTATGTGATTGCCGGCTCTCTTGCCGGAGTAATGGAGGGACATCCAGATACCGACCCTGCACTCTATAATATTGATTATGCTCGGCCCATTCACCGGATTGTACGGTTTAATAAAGAAGGCACTGACCAATGGAATGAACTATTCCGGACAGCCCCTATTCAGAGCCACCAGGTAACCGCCAACGGCGGCACAGAATTCAGTAATTATTCGGTGGGTCTCAACTTTTTTGATCAGCAGGGCTTAATGCATTATACCGGATATAAGCGCTACTCTCTCCGGGCAAACACGCAGTTTAAGGTGAAAAACAGAATCCGCTTGGGTGAAAATGTGCAGGTGAGTTATAATGAAGCCAAAGGAAGCCGTTCAGGTGAAGAAGGTGGGGAAAGTTTACTGCTAAATGCCATCCGGATATATCCATTTATACCCAGAAATGACGTTATGGGCAACTGGGCTGGTACGGCTGGAGCCGGAGCCGGTACTGGCGCTAATTCATATGCCGACCTTTACCGGAGTAAAGACGATATAAACTCAGCCATGCGTCTGTTTGGTAATGTATATGCAGAGGTCGACATTATCAATGGTCTTACCGCACGTACCTCATTTGGAGTGGATTATGAAACCCGTTACGGACAGGACTATGAATTCCGGACCTACGAGAGAGCGGAAAATATAGGTGCGAATGCCTATACCGAGCAAAACGACTGGACCCGCAACTGGACCTGGACCAATACGCTAACCTATAAAAAGGTATTTGCTGAAAAACATGATATTACTTTGCTTGCCGGTACAGAAGCCGTAAAAGAAACCGGCCGTGGCGTATCCGGCAGAAGGATTAATTTTTTCTCTGATGATCCTTATTTCCGCGTATTGACCAGAGGTGCCCCTGTAGGCCAGAACAATGATAGCTATGGCTTTGCCTCTACACTGTCCTCTGTTTTTGGCCGGGTCGATTATACGTTTAACGACAGGTATATAGTTAATGCGACCTTGAGAAGGGATGGCTCCTCCAGGTTCGGGAGCGAAAACCGGTATGGTGTATTTCCGGCAGCCAGTGTCGGATGGCGTATTTCAAGTGAGAATTTTATGAAAGGAGTCCCTTTTGTAAACGACCTGAAACTGCGTGTAGGCTGGGGACAGATGGGTAACCAGCTGAATGTAGACCGTGAAAATGCATATAGTTTTTACCGTTCTACACCTGGCAACTCTTCCTATGACCTGGGAGGAACAGGCAATTCAGTAATGATGGGCTTTGATATGGACCGGATTGGGTTTAGCCGTACCAAATGGGAAGCAGCCACTACCACTAACCTGGGAATTGATGCCGTACTGTTCGACAGCCGTCTGGACGTTGCCCTTGATGTGTATAACCGTACTACTGAAGGCCTCCTTGTCCGGGCACAGGCAGCAGGTACGCTGGGCGATGCTACCCTGCCTTTTGTAAATCTGGGCGATATTCGTAACCGGGGTATCGACCTTACCCTTGGCACCCGCGGAGATATCGGAGGCTCGGGTCTCAAATATGATGTAGTATTGACCCTGGCCCACTATAAAAATGAAGCTTTACGGGTAGGGGCAAATGCAAAGGATTTTATTCAGGGTTCTGTTTTACGGAATGTGGAAATCACCCGCAGCGAAGCTGGCCAGCCTATTTCTTCGTTCCGTGGCTATACTATTGATGGATTCTACAACACGCAGGAAGAAGTAGACGCTGGGCCGGACCAACCCCAGAAAGGGATAGGTTCCTGGAGAATCCGCGACCGGAATAATGATGGAGTAATCAATGCGGATGATCAGTCCTATATTGGCAGCCCTCATCCTGATCTTACGACAGGTCTTAATTTTACCCTTGCTTACAAAGGTTTTGACCTTAGCATCTTCCTTTATTCAGTGCTTGGGAATGAGATCTATAATAACACGAAATGGTGGACCGATTTTAACTCTTTCCAGGGAAACAGAAGTGTGCGGATGCTGGAGCAATCCTGGAGAGCAGGAGCAGATAATTCCAAAGCAGTACTGCCGATCTTAAATGCTACAGACACTTATAGCAACAGTATTGCCAATACTTATATGGTAGAGAGTGGTTCTTATTTAAGAGCCCGTACGATGCAGTTAGGTTATAATTTTCCTAAAACCCTCATAAGCCGCCTGGGTATGAGCAATCTAAGGCTGTACGTGCAAGGCCAGAACATATTTACCATTACCAATTACACCGGGGTTGATCCCGATGTAAGTTCACAGAGCCAAATAACGGGTCAAGAAACTGGGATGGGTATAGACATGGGATGGTATCCAAATCCGAAGCAATTTCTTCTGGGATTAAATCTGAGTTTCTGA